The Flaviramulus sp. BrNp1-15 genome has a window encoding:
- a CDS encoding heme-binding domain-containing protein, giving the protein MRLIKKILLVLLLLFVIAQFFGPEKNKGDLSSIEPFLTETNPPEDVKLILKETCYDCHSDYTRYPWYNNITPVNYWLAAHVKDGKKHFNVSNWEGNSVKRKDHKFEELIEMVEEKEMPLKSYTWTHSEAKLTDAQIESVINWAKQVRLKYSLVPKPE; this is encoded by the coding sequence ATGCGACTAATAAAAAAAATATTACTGGTGTTATTATTGTTATTTGTAATAGCTCAGTTTTTCGGACCAGAAAAGAATAAAGGTGATTTAAGTTCAATCGAACCATTTTTAACAGAAACTAATCCACCAGAAGATGTAAAGCTTATTCTTAAAGAAACTTGTTACGATTGCCATAGCGATTATACAAGATACCCTTGGTACAACAATATAACACCAGTAAATTACTGGCTTGCAGCTCATGTAAAAGATGGAAAAAAACACTTTAATGTATCGAATTGGGAAGGGAATTCTGTAAAACGAAAAGACCATAAGTTTGAAGAACTTATAGAAATGGTTGAAGAAAAGGAAATGCCTTTAAAGTCTTATACATGGACACATTCTGAAGCAAAACTTACCGATGCACAAATTGAATCTGTAATAAATTGGGCAAAACAAGTACGACTTAAATATTCACTAGTACCTAAACCGGAATAA
- a CDS encoding adenylosuccinate lyase produces the protein MTLEEFYKDLSYVNATRENRLKYANMVLNDMSLFPKLVEILFMVDDKVSCRAAWVLEFVCNEYIYAIVPHLEQFTKNLNRIHLDSAVRPVAKVCGFIAEAYYSKSPNTIKKLLSNQQQLKIIEACFDWMISDQKVAVKAYSMSTLFLFGKDHNWIHPELSQILEQDYASHSAAFKARAKHILKKIKKNK, from the coding sequence ATGACTTTAGAAGAATTCTATAAAGATTTGAGTTATGTAAATGCAACACGGGAAAACCGATTAAAATATGCAAATATGGTTTTAAACGATATGAGTTTATTTCCAAAATTGGTTGAGATTTTATTTATGGTAGATGATAAAGTATCATGTCGTGCAGCTTGGGTTTTAGAATTTGTATGCAACGAATATATTTATGCCATAGTCCCGCATTTAGAACAGTTTACAAAAAACCTTAATAGAATACATTTAGATTCTGCTGTAAGACCTGTGGCGAAAGTTTGTGGGTTTATTGCAGAAGCTTACTACTCTAAAAGCCCAAATACTATAAAAAAACTATTATCAAATCAACAACAACTAAAAATTATTGAAGCTTGTTTTGATTGGATGATTAGCGACCAAAAAGTGGCAGTTAAAGCCTATTCTATGTCCACTCTTTTTTTATTTGGAAAAGACCACAATTGGATTCACCCAGAATTATCTCAAATTTTAGAACAAGATTACGCTTCTCATAGCGCCGCTTTTAAAGCCAGAGCAAAACATATTTTAAAGAAGATTAAGAAAAATAAATAA
- the purB gene encoding adenylosuccinate lyase, whose translation MSLSTLNAISPIDGRYRNKVSELAPYFSEEALIKYRVLVEIEYFISLCEIPLPQLKNVDNTIFDDLRAIYKDFSEKDALAIKKIESVTNHDVKAVEYFIKEKFDALGLSQYKEFIHFGLTSQDINNTAIPLSIKDAMNDVYVPEYFTILEKLKGLSKDWEAISMLARTHGQPASPTRLGKEIEVFVVRLEEQFNLLNDIPSAAKFGGATGNFNAHHVAYPDIDWKAFGGTFVQEKLGLQHSFPTTQIEHYDHMAALFDCLKRINTIIIDLDRDIWTYVSMDYFKQKIKKGEVGSSAMPHKVNPIDFENSEGNLGIANAIFEHLSAKLPVSRLQRDLTDSTVLRNVGVPFGHTLIGFKSTLKGLNKLLLNESKFAEDLENNWAVVAEAIQTILRREGYPNPYEALKGLTRTNSKINQDSISNFIDTLEVSNTIKEELKRITPSNYTGI comes from the coding sequence ATGTCTTTATCAACATTAAATGCCATTTCTCCAATAGATGGGCGATATAGAAATAAAGTTAGCGAATTAGCACCTTATTTTTCTGAAGAAGCCTTAATAAAATATAGAGTTTTAGTTGAAATTGAATATTTTATTTCTCTTTGCGAAATACCACTACCTCAACTAAAAAATGTTGATAATACTATTTTTGATGATTTAAGAGCTATTTATAAAGATTTTTCTGAAAAAGATGCTTTGGCCATTAAAAAAATTGAAAGTGTTACAAATCACGATGTCAAAGCCGTTGAGTATTTTATAAAAGAAAAGTTTGATGCTTTAGGTTTATCTCAATACAAAGAATTTATTCACTTTGGGCTAACGTCACAAGATATTAACAACACAGCTATTCCTTTAAGTATTAAGGATGCTATGAATGATGTTTATGTACCTGAATATTTTACAATTCTTGAAAAACTAAAAGGCTTATCTAAAGACTGGGAAGCAATTTCTATGTTGGCAAGAACTCACGGACAACCAGCTTCCCCTACCCGTCTTGGTAAAGAAATAGAGGTTTTTGTGGTACGCTTAGAAGAACAATTTAATTTATTAAACGATATACCAAGTGCTGCCAAATTTGGTGGAGCAACAGGTAATTTTAATGCGCATCATGTGGCTTATCCAGATATAGACTGGAAGGCTTTTGGAGGCACTTTTGTTCAAGAAAAATTGGGGTTACAACATTCTTTCCCTACTACACAAATTGAACACTACGACCATATGGCAGCATTGTTTGATTGCCTTAAACGCATTAATACCATCATCATAGATTTAGATCGAGATATCTGGACTTATGTATCTATGGATTATTTTAAACAAAAAATTAAAAAAGGAGAAGTAGGTAGTTCTGCAATGCCACACAAAGTAAACCCTATAGATTTTGAAAATTCTGAAGGTAATTTAGGTATTGCAAATGCCATTTTTGAGCATCTATCTGCAAAACTTCCAGTTTCTAGATTACAGCGCGATTTAACCGACAGTACTGTTTTACGAAACGTAGGTGTACCTTTTGGACACACCTTAATAGGTTTTAAATCTACTTTAAAAGGTTTAAACAAGCTGTTATTGAATGAAAGCAAATTTGCTGAAGATTTAGAAAATAACTGGGCAGTAGTTGCAGAAGCGATTCAAACTATTTTGCGTCGCGAAGGTTACCCAAATCCTTACGAAGCTTTAAAAGGTTTAACACGAACCAACTCAAAAATAAATCAAGATTCTATCTCTAATTTTATCGATACTTTAGAGGTATCTAACACAATAAAAGAGGAATTAAAACGTATTACACCTAGTAATTATACAGGAATTTAA
- a CDS encoding DUF4252 domain-containing protein: MQRTITNIICTLFATVILISCGDGVSLQRYYVDHQEAKNFISQDFPLSMIEIDKSNFTPEQEEAYSSVNKLNFLGYKANATDAETYQTELTKVKTILSDSKYNDLMEFSDKGNKILVKYIGDDDEADEVIVFGSAKEMGFGIVRILGNDMNPEKMITLIDAFQKANVEESQVQDIMNFFK, translated from the coding sequence ATGCAACGAACAATCACTAATATAATTTGCACCTTATTTGCCACAGTTATTTTAATTAGCTGTGGTGATGGTGTAAGCCTTCAACGTTATTACGTAGACCACCAAGAGGCTAAGAACTTCATATCACAAGATTTTCCACTTTCTATGATAGAAATTGATAAATCTAATTTTACTCCAGAACAAGAAGAAGCTTATAGCTCTGTAAATAAATTAAATTTTTTGGGTTATAAAGCAAATGCAACAGATGCTGAAACATACCAAACAGAATTAACTAAAGTTAAAACTATTTTGAGTGATAGTAAGTATAACGACCTTATGGAATTTAGCGATAAAGGCAATAAAATACTTGTAAAATATATAGGAGATGATGATGAAGCTGATGAAGTGATTGTTTTTGGTAGTGCTAAAGAGATGGGTTTTGGTATTGTTAGAATTTTAGGTAATGATATGAACCCCGAAAAAATGATTACTTTAATTGATGCCTTTCAAAAAGCAAATGTAGAAGAGTCTCAGGTACAAGATATTATGAATTTCTTTAAGTAA
- a CDS encoding DUF4252 domain-containing protein, which translates to MKKSVIVIVMAILLLPLTGMAQSDVFEKYSDNADVTYVNIKPKMFQMIAKIGIDTDDAEAKAYMDMVKSITSFKTIVTDNKAISDDISKWVKRRSSSLEELMEVKDDGTNVNFYVKEGKDADHVKELLIFVNGIDKVMEDKIEINGKQRKIETVVVSLTGDIDLNEISKLTSKMNIPGGQHLEKNK; encoded by the coding sequence ATGAAAAAATCAGTTATAGTAATCGTAATGGCTATCCTATTATTACCGTTAACAGGAATGGCACAAAGTGATGTTTTTGAAAAATATAGCGATAATGCAGATGTAACTTATGTAAACATCAAACCTAAAATGTTTCAAATGATAGCAAAAATAGGAATTGATACAGATGATGCTGAAGCTAAAGCCTATATGGATATGGTTAAAAGCATTACCAGTTTTAAAACCATAGTTACAGATAATAAAGCTATATCTGATGATATTTCAAAATGGGTTAAAAGACGTTCATCTTCCTTAGAAGAATTAATGGAAGTTAAAGATGATGGTACTAATGTGAATTTTTATGTAAAGGAAGGGAAGGATGCAGACCACGTTAAAGAGCTTTTAATATTCGTTAATGGTATTGATAAGGTAATGGAAGATAAAATTGAAATAAACGGTAAGCAACGTAAAATTGAAACTGTAGTAGTTTCGCTTACAGGAGATATCGATTTAAATGAAATTTCAAAACTTACTTCTAAAATGAATATTCCAGGAGGGCAACATTTAGAAAAGAATAAATAA
- a CDS encoding RNA polymerase sigma factor — protein MTQTEFLNIVMPFKDKVFRLAKRLLVSTEEAEDATQEVLLKLWNNKKKIQEYKNVEAFSMTMTKNFCFDKLKSKQAQNLKIVHSNYEDKQTSLQKQVELNDSVDWVAKIIEDLPEQQKLIIQLRDIEEYDFDEIAKMLDMNNTAVRVNLSRARKTIREKLTNTHNYGVK, from the coding sequence ATGACTCAAACGGAGTTTTTAAATATTGTAATGCCTTTTAAGGATAAAGTATTTCGTTTAGCAAAACGATTGCTGGTATCTACAGAAGAGGCCGAAGATGCAACGCAAGAAGTTCTGTTGAAATTATGGAATAATAAAAAGAAGATTCAAGAGTATAAAAACGTTGAAGCTTTTTCTATGACAATGACAAAGAATTTTTGTTTCGATAAATTAAAATCTAAACAAGCTCAAAATTTAAAAATTGTACATAGTAATTATGAGGATAAACAAACCTCATTACAAAAGCAAGTTGAATTAAATGATAGTGTAGACTGGGTAGCAAAAATTATTGAAGATTTACCCGAGCAACAAAAACTAATCATTCAACTTCGAGATATAGAAGAATATGATTTCGATGAGATTGCAAAAATGTTGGATATGAATAATACAGCAGTACGTGTAAACTTATCGAGAGCAAGAAAAACAATAAGAGAAAAATTGACTAATACACATAATTATGGTGTTAAATAA
- a CDS encoding S41 family peptidase has protein sequence MKNLKTLILLFISITTLSCFEDNDDNLITASEINDFVWKGMNVFYLYKDEIPNLANDRFSSNTEYADYLNSFDDPFDLFESLIYDRQNVDRFSWIVDDYIALEQFFDGISTSNGMEFQIFRFSTTDTNRYGIVTHVLPNTDAELNGVKRGDIFYGIDGTTLNSNNVSSLLNQNSYTINLGSYDDNGTPETSDDSVTPGSESITLSKSAYTENPILINRVLDIESNKIAYLMYNGFTGTDQFNNELNDVFGTFKSANATELVLDLRYNPGGSVYTAIILSSLITGQFTGDVFSTEQWNTEFQEAYQNEDPELLINRFINNNDGAALNSLNLSKVYILTTRSSASASELVINSLRPYIDVVQIGTTTSGKYQASTTLYDSSNFRRQGANPRHTYAMQPLIYKSLNVNGITDYFNGLTPNIVLGEQINNLGVLGDESEPLLAEAIANITGTGKASRGKIDYVDITNDSNDFIPFSKGMYVDKELPENLIKDILFK, from the coding sequence ATGAAAAATTTAAAAACCCTAATTCTACTTTTCATTTCAATAACAACTTTAAGTTGTTTTGAAGACAATGATGACAACCTTATTACTGCTAGCGAAATAAATGATTTTGTATGGAAAGGGATGAATGTATTTTACCTTTATAAAGATGAAATACCAAATCTTGCTAATGATAGATTTTCTAGCAATACAGAATACGCCGATTATTTAAATAGTTTTGATGACCCTTTCGATTTATTTGAAAGTTTAATTTACGACAGACAGAATGTAGATAGATTTAGTTGGATTGTTGATGATTATATTGCATTAGAACAATTTTTTGATGGAATTTCGACAAGTAATGGTATGGAATTCCAAATTTTTAGATTTTCTACAACTGATACTAATCGTTATGGAATAGTAACACACGTTTTACCTAATACAGATGCAGAATTAAATGGTGTTAAACGTGGTGATATTTTTTATGGCATTGATGGAACAACACTTAACAGTAATAATGTTTCATCCTTATTAAATCAAAACAGTTACACTATTAATTTGGGTAGTTATGACGATAATGGCACACCTGAAACATCAGATGATTCAGTAACTCCTGGTTCTGAAAGTATTACTCTATCTAAATCAGCCTATACAGAAAACCCTATTTTGATAAATAGAGTTTTAGATATTGAGAGTAATAAAATTGCATATTTAATGTATAATGGTTTTACAGGAACAGATCAATTTAACAATGAACTTAATGATGTTTTTGGCACTTTTAAAAGTGCGAATGCTACTGAATTAGTTTTAGATTTACGCTACAATCCAGGGGGATCGGTATACACAGCTATTATATTATCTAGTTTAATTACTGGTCAGTTTACAGGTGATGTATTTAGTACAGAGCAGTGGAATACAGAATTTCAAGAAGCATATCAAAATGAAGATCCAGAGTTGTTAATTAATAGATTTATTAATAATAATGATGGAGCTGCATTAAATAGCTTAAATCTTTCAAAGGTTTATATATTAACCACTCGTAGCAGTGCCTCTGCTAGTGAGCTTGTAATAAATTCATTAAGGCCTTATATTGATGTTGTGCAAATAGGGACTACAACTTCTGGAAAATATCAAGCATCTACTACTTTATATGATTCATCAAATTTTAGAAGACAAGGCGCTAACCCTAGACACACTTATGCAATGCAACCTTTAATTTATAAATCTCTGAATGTAAATGGTATTACTGATTATTTTAATGGACTTACCCCTAATATTGTTTTAGGTGAGCAAATAAATAATTTAGGTGTTTTAGGTGATGAAAGCGAACCTTTATTAGCCGAAGCTATTGCCAATATTACAGGAACTGGTAAAGCTTCAAGAGGAAAAATAGACTACGTAGACATTACTAATGATAGTAACGATTTTATTCCATTTTCAAAAGGAATGTATGTTGACAAAGAACTTCCTGAAAATCTTATAAAAGACATTTTATTTAAATAA
- a CDS encoding TonB-dependent siderophore receptor, with translation MNKKKHVFGALCLGLSMVGFAQQQIDSTKVQQLDEVVVTDSRFKLKRENSGKTVIKISKQEIANNQGRTISELINTKSGIEINGSRSVEGQNPSYFIRGGNTRQVLIIIDGVQVNDPSLVSNEFDLRLLDLNTVESIEIIKGAASTLYGNAAATAVINITTKKASKESISGSFLTVVGTNQTQDDLNYNGASFTNNVSVNGSTNKFTYLASFGNRFVDGLSAAKSDNPEKDKFSRYNTNLKLGYEISDAFNITAFASYDKFKTDIDGFPAPTYTFADTNDKYTSEQTRFALAPKFNYTNGSIQVNTAFTKINRETISDFSTTHEGESIVVDAFNKYVFNNKFYTIVGVNLGDYKSVFSNEESFTNTDPYLNVVYVSDYGLNLNVGARFNNHSEYGSHLVYSLNPSYNFNVNDGYVKAFGSYATSFIAPNLSQLFGFFGANPDLEPEENVTIEGGLEFNTKKGFRVNGLYFNRKEENTIVYTSNYENATTDATVQGFELETEVNLIKNLSVSANYTFIELKDGVRLRVPKHKANSSLGYNFCENTFASINYQFVGSRTDTDFSTFQNVELDSFSLIDLYFSQKLVNNKVKLFASVTNLFNEDYFEILGYTTKGRNVSLGLNLSL, from the coding sequence ATGAACAAAAAAAAACATGTTTTTGGTGCCCTTTGTTTAGGGTTATCAATGGTTGGTTTTGCACAACAGCAAATCGATTCAACAAAAGTGCAACAACTTGATGAGGTTGTTGTAACAGATTCTCGTTTTAAATTAAAACGTGAAAATTCAGGTAAAACTGTTATTAAAATTTCTAAGCAAGAAATTGCAAATAACCAAGGTAGAACCATTTCAGAATTAATAAATACCAAAAGCGGTATTGAAATTAATGGAAGCCGAAGTGTGGAAGGGCAAAATCCAAGTTATTTTATTAGAGGTGGTAACACACGACAAGTTTTAATAATAATTGATGGTGTACAGGTAAACGACCCATCATTAGTGTCTAATGAATTTGATTTACGTTTATTAGATTTAAACACAGTTGAATCTATTGAAATTATTAAAGGAGCAGCGAGTACCTTGTATGGAAATGCAGCAGCAACAGCTGTAATAAACATCACAACAAAAAAGGCTTCTAAAGAAAGCATTTCTGGTAGTTTTTTAACGGTTGTTGGAACCAACCAAACCCAAGATGATTTAAACTACAACGGTGCGAGTTTTACAAATAATGTTTCTGTTAATGGGAGCACAAATAAGTTTACCTATTTAGCGAGTTTTGGCAATAGGTTTGTTGATGGCCTTTCAGCTGCCAAATCAGATAATCCTGAAAAAGATAAGTTTTCACGATACAATACTAACCTAAAATTAGGTTATGAAATTAGTGACGCTTTTAATATTACAGCCTTTGCGAGTTACGATAAGTTTAAAACAGATATTGATGGTTTTCCTGCACCAACGTATACGTTTGCAGATACTAATGATAAATATACTTCTGAACAAACAAGATTTGCATTAGCACCAAAATTTAATTACACAAATGGTAGTATTCAGGTTAATACAGCTTTTACTAAAATAAACAGAGAAACTATTTCAGATTTTTCAACAACGCATGAAGGCGAAAGTATTGTTGTAGATGCTTTTAATAAATATGTATTCAACAATAAATTCTATACCATTGTTGGTGTTAATTTGGGTGATTACAAAAGTGTGTTTTCAAATGAAGAAAGTTTCACTAATACCGATCCGTATTTAAATGTGGTTTATGTTTCAGACTATGGACTAAATTTAAATGTAGGAGCGCGCTTTAATAACCATAGTGAATATGGCTCGCATTTGGTTTATAGTTTAAATCCTTCTTATAATTTTAATGTAAATGATGGTTATGTTAAAGCATTTGGGTCGTATGCTACATCGTTTATTGCGCCTAATTTATCGCAGTTATTTGGTTTTTTTGGAGCAAATCCAGATTTAGAGCCAGAAGAAAATGTAACTATTGAAGGCGGATTAGAATTTAATACCAAAAAAGGGTTTAGAGTTAACGGTTTATATTTTAACAGAAAGGAAGAAAATACGATTGTTTATACTTCTAATTATGAAAATGCAACAACAGATGCGACAGTACAAGGTTTTGAACTCGAAACAGAAGTTAATTTGATTAAGAATTTATCAGTTAGTGCCAATTACACGTTTATAGAGTTAAAAGATGGTGTGCGATTACGTGTGCCAAAACACAAAGCAAATTCTAGTTTGGGGTATAATTTTTGCGAAAACACTTTTGCTTCAATAAATTATCAATTTGTTGGAAGTAGAACAGATACCGATTTTTCAACATTTCAAAATGTAGAATTAGATTCTTTTTCTCTGATTGATTTATACTTCAGTCAGAAATTGGTGAACAATAAAGTCAAACTTTTTGCCAGTGTAACTAATCTATTTAATGAAGATTATTTCGAGATTTTAGGTTATACCACAAAAGGTAGAAATGTAAGTTTAGGTTTGAATTTAAGTTTGTAG
- a CDS encoding DUF6580 family putative transport protein produces the protein MNSLSKKQIVIILFIAIAAIFRLLPHLPNVTPVTAMALFSGVYFTDKKFAFIIPIFAMLISDIFLGFSTISIFVYLAFILVGFIGIKSKKMSITTVLISSISFFIITNFGVWLLAYPKTVNGLLECYTLAIPFFRNSLIGDFFFAAVMYFSFNFVSKKYLKTA, from the coding sequence ATGAATTCTTTAAGCAAAAAACAAATTGTTATTATTTTATTTATAGCAATTGCAGCCATATTTCGTTTGTTACCACATTTACCGAATGTAACTCCTGTTACTGCAATGGCGTTATTTTCGGGAGTTTATTTTACAGATAAAAAATTCGCGTTTATAATTCCTATATTCGCTATGTTGATATCAGATATATTTTTAGGATTTTCAACCATATCTATCTTTGTTTATTTAGCATTTATATTAGTTGGTTTTATTGGTATTAAGTCTAAAAAAATGAGCATAACTACCGTTTTAATATCAAGCATTAGCTTTTTTATTATTACAAATTTTGGAGTTTGGTTATTAGCTTACCCTAAAACAGTAAACGGCTTACTAGAATGTTATACGCTTGCTATTCCTTTTTTTAGAAACTCTTTAATAGGCGATTTTTTCTTTGCAGCGGTAATGTATTTTAGCTTTAATTTTGTTTCTAAAAAGTATTTAAAAACAGCATAA
- the rmuC gene encoding DNA recombination protein RmuC: MNDNLILIISILVSAAIGGYLGMLFTKLKSKSEKSTLEERQNQMGLTIDELKQTLTKIELEREDIRREKELLNSELTRKNTEYENLQQLNLKRDKELEERQEQLRKDFELLANKILEEKSTKFTEQNKENIKNILNPLQEKIKTFEEKVDLTQKESISMHSALKEQLLGLKDLNQQMTKEATNLTRALKGDSKMQGNWGELVLERVLEKSGLEKDREYFVQQSFTREDGSRVLPDVVLHLPDGKKMIIDSKVSLTDYERLVNAEDDDKPQFLKAHVNSIRKHVDQLSEKNYQDLYDIESPDFVLMFIPIEPAFAVVVNEDNSIYNKAFEKNIVIVTPSTLLATLRTIDSMWNNEKQQQNAIEIARQAGALYDKFEGLVKDLTGVGKKIDAAKTDYSAAMNKLVEGRGNLITSVEKLKKMGAKAKKALPEAIIKRAQEDDN, encoded by the coding sequence ATGAATGATAATTTAATTCTTATAATATCTATTCTTGTTTCTGCTGCTATTGGTGGCTATTTAGGTATGCTTTTTACAAAACTAAAAAGTAAAAGCGAAAAAAGCACCCTTGAAGAACGCCAAAACCAGATGGGTTTAACCATTGATGAACTGAAACAAACTTTAACCAAAATTGAGCTTGAACGCGAAGACATTAGAAGAGAAAAAGAACTTTTAAATTCTGAATTAACTAGAAAAAATACTGAATACGAAAACTTACAACAGTTAAACTTAAAACGTGATAAAGAACTTGAAGAACGCCAAGAGCAATTACGTAAGGATTTTGAGCTTTTAGCTAATAAAATTTTAGAAGAGAAGTCGACAAAATTCACAGAACAGAATAAAGAAAACATAAAAAACATACTCAATCCACTACAAGAAAAGATAAAAACCTTTGAAGAAAAAGTTGATTTAACACAAAAGGAAAGCATCAGTATGCATTCGGCTTTAAAAGAGCAATTGTTAGGTTTAAAAGACCTTAACCAGCAAATGACAAAAGAAGCTACCAACCTAACCCGTGCTTTAAAGGGTGATAGTAAAATGCAAGGTAATTGGGGCGAATTGGTTTTAGAGCGCGTGTTAGAAAAGTCTGGATTAGAAAAAGACCGCGAATATTTTGTACAACAAAGTTTTACCAGAGAAGATGGCTCTCGTGTGTTACCCGATGTGGTTTTGCATCTTCCCGATGGTAAAAAAATGATTATTGACAGTAAGGTATCTTTAACAGATTATGAGCGTTTGGTTAATGCCGAAGATGATGATAAACCTCAATTTTTAAAAGCGCATGTTAATTCCATAAGAAAACATGTTGACCAACTTTCAGAAAAAAATTATCAGGATTTATATGATATTGAATCACCCGATTTTGTGCTCATGTTCATTCCTATAGAACCTGCTTTTGCTGTGGTTGTTAATGAGGATAATTCTATTTATAATAAAGCCTTTGAGAAAAATATTGTTATTGTAACACCATCTACACTTTTAGCTACACTGCGTACTATAGATAGTATGTGGAACAATGAAAAGCAACAACAAAATGCCATAGAAATTGCAAGACAAGCTGGTGCTTTATACGATAAATTTGAAGGTTTAGTAAAAGATTTAACTGGTGTAGGCAAAAAAATAGATGCTGCAAAAACCGATTATTCTGCAGCAATGAATAAACTTGTAGAAGGTCGAGGAAACCTGATTACAAGTGTTGAAAAACTTAAAAAAATGGGAGCAAAAGCTAAAAAGGCACTACCTGAAGCTATTATTAAACGAGCCCAAGAAGACGATAATTAA
- a CDS encoding 6-phosphogluconate dehydrogenase, giving the protein MKILIKLFIGLLLIVAGYFCFIYFVNYSEGVRAGKLVKFSNKGVLFKTWEGEISQGVSESQIFVFSVEDDEKEVIEDLNRLQGKFVKLHYFERYKKMFWLGDTKYFITKVEEEKDQ; this is encoded by the coding sequence ATGAAAATACTTATTAAACTATTTATTGGTTTACTCCTTATTGTAGCAGGTTATTTCTGCTTTATCTACTTTGTAAATTACAGCGAAGGTGTTAGAGCTGGAAAGCTAGTTAAATTTAGTAATAAAGGCGTACTTTTTAAAACATGGGAAGGTGAAATAAGTCAAGGCGTTTCAGAATCTCAAATATTTGTTTTTTCTGTTGAAGATGATGAAAAAGAAGTCATTGAAGACCTTAACAGATTACAAGGTAAATTTGTGAAACTTCATTATTTTGAACGCTACAAAAAGATGTTCTGGTTAGGCGACACCAAATATTTTATTACAAAAGTTGAAGAAGAAAAAGACCAATAA
- a CDS encoding acyl-CoA thioesterase gives MFKNIKDSHITISQLMLPSHSNFSGKIHGGYILNLMDQIAFACASKHSQNYCVTASVNKVDFLNPIDVGELVTLKASVNYTGRTSMVVGVRVESENIQTGEKKHCNSSYFTMVAKDEHGKNVPVPGLILDTKESVRRFARSIVRQEQSKKRSNRFKASEFKIEEHLEVMKTQNAKLEL, from the coding sequence ATGTTTAAAAACATTAAAGATTCCCACATTACCATTTCACAACTTATGTTACCATCGCACTCTAACTTTAGCGGAAAAATTCATGGTGGATACATTTTAAATTTAATGGATCAAATAGCATTTGCTTGTGCTTCAAAACACTCACAAAATTACTGTGTTACGGCATCTGTTAATAAAGTAGATTTTTTAAACCCTATTGATGTTGGAGAATTGGTAACACTAAAGGCTTCTGTAAATTACACTGGAAGAACATCAATGGTTGTTGGTGTTCGAGTAGAATCTGAAAATATTCAAACCGGAGAAAAAAAACACTGTAATTCATCATATTTTACCATGGTTGCAAAAGATGAACATGGTAAAAATGTTCCTGTTCCTGGTTTAATTTTAGACACAAAAGAAAGCGTGAGAAGATTTGCCAGAAGTATTGTAAGGCAAGAACAATCTAAAAAACGCTCAAACCGATTTAAAGCTTCTGAATTTAAAATTGAAGAACATTTAGAGGTCATGAAAACTCAAAATGCAAAACTAGAACTATAA